In the Spirochaetota bacterium genome, CCACGTCTCCGTGGAGATGAATTCATGCTCGGCCTTGACGCTTTTCGCGACATCGCCGGACGCGATCGCCCGCTCGATACGCCGCCGGTTGTACCCCGAAAGTATGTGCTTATACAGTATTTCACCGAGCATAAACGACGCACCGCTTTTGTGCAATTCGCCGTCGCGGCGATAGTAGACACCATAGGTCAGACGCAGGTCCATGTTCTTCGGATCGAAACCGAGGCCGGTATCCAATTTTCTCTTCGCATGCTCGGTGGCGCCTTTACCGAGATAGCGCGCCGCGTAGCGGTCATACCACGGTATGTTCTTGAGGAACGGCTTGCCGAAGAAATAGCGCATCTGTGTCGCTTCTTTAAAATTCTGTTCCGCCTTCTCGTATTCCACCTTGTCGATAAGCCGCAGACCCTCTTCAATGAGCATGGTCGTCCGCCACGGTATGATGAGCGCATAGACGATGATACCCACGACCACGACACCGCCGACGACAAAGCCGATGATGCGAAGGCTCGGAAGATAGTTCTCGACGAACGCGGTAATGGCCGGGATGAAACGCGGCACTCTGACCCGCGGTCCCTCCATCCCCTCGGTCGGCATCCCGACGGGTACACCCGTGACCGCGGACGGCGCAAGTACGCCGAGCGTCGAATGGAAGAATGACGATATATCCCCTTCGTTCGAATCGACAGCGAGCATATCGAGAAGCTTCTGCATGTCCGACTCTTCGAGCTTGTCATAGAGTATGGCGTCCAGGGCGACGGACTGCAGATACGGCGATAAGCCGTTGAGGCGTTCGACGATAGCGGCCATGGCCTCATCGGTAAGCTTGATACGCGGGTACATGCGTATGCGCATCGCGGACGGCAGCTCATCGCCCGCCTCGCGCGCCGGGGTCGGAGCAGGCGCACTGACGGCACCGAGATCGAAGGTATCCGCCGCGGGTGCTCTCTTCGGCGCTTGTTCCTCGACCGTGGTCTCAAGCGGTGCGGCAATATCCGCCAATGCTCCCATATCCACCGCATCCGTCGCTGCCGCAGGCGTTTCATCTTCCGCTGCAGCCATCACGGCATCGAGCGCGGTATCCGCTGTCGTATCGGGGATGGTCACATCGGGAGCAATATCTATCGGCGTCTCATCCGCGGCCTCTGCCGCCGGCGCCGCGATGTCCGGCTCGCTCGGAGCGGTCTCTTCCGCGGGTGCGCCGCCCAAGAGCGCTGCCAATGCATCATCCGTCGATGTCTCCGCATCGGCTGCCGGGGCTTCTTCCACCGGGGGTACATCGGCTGGCTTTTCTTCCGCGGTATCACCCGCGCCGCCGAGCGACGCGAGCACATCATCGACAGTGTCCGTTACCGGAGCGTCCGCTTCGGGTACAGCCTCGGTTCCCGTATCGGAAATTCCCGTAGTATCAAGCCCGCCAAGCAGGTCATCGAGTGACGGCTCCGTCGCTGCGGGTACAGCCTTCTCCGAACCAAGCCCCGCGAGGGGATCCGCCGGAGCTGCCGCTGCCGGCGCTGCTGTCGCTCCTGCCAGTGCTCCAGCCGAGGCACCCGCCGTCCCGCCGGTATCGCGCGACATGAGCTCATCGATCGAGGGAATGACGTTCTTCGACGAGAATATCGTCGAAAGAATGTCATCGGTAAAGATATCCTTATAGCTTTTATAGTCCTCTTTCGATATACGATCAGGAAGCGGTTTTTCGCCGAGGAGATGAAGAACGGCGCCGATGCTGTCGATGTCCTCTTTTCGCGGCATTTCCTTTTAATGCTCCGTCATAGTGTCAGTTTCCCGGTAACGATCTGTTCGAATTTGTCAGTTTCCATCAGCTCGATCGGTGCCGGGAGCGAATTGCGCACGTTCTGTCCGAACCCGCCCAGACTTATGAAAAAACTGTTATGCCCTTTGCGGTCCTTGCTATAGGTATTGAAGCGGTCGATATCATCCGCGCTCATGGGCATGAGCGATGTGTCGAGCGCAAAACAGCTCTTATAGGCCTGCGCGCCCCCGCCGATCTTCTTC is a window encoding:
- a CDS encoding tetratricopeptide repeat protein translates to MPRKEDIDSIGAVLHLLGEKPLPDRISKEDYKSYKDIFTDDILSTIFSSKNVIPSIDELMSRDTGGTAGASAGALAGATAAPAAAAPADPLAGLGSEKAVPAATEPSLDDLLGGLDTTGISDTGTEAVPEADAPVTDTVDDVLASLGGAGDTAEEKPADVPPVEEAPAADAETSTDDALAALLGGAPAEETAPSEPDIAAPAAEAADETPIDIAPDVTIPDTTADTALDAVMAAAEDETPAAATDAVDMGALADIAAPLETTVEEQAPKRAPAADTFDLGAVSAPAPTPAREAGDELPSAMRIRMYPRIKLTDEAMAAIVERLNGLSPYLQSVALDAILYDKLEESDMQKLLDMLAVDSNEGDISSFFHSTLGVLAPSAVTGVPVGMPTEGMEGPRVRVPRFIPAITAFVENYLPSLRIIGFVVGGVVVVGIIVYALIIPWRTTMLIEEGLRLIDKVEYEKAEQNFKEATQMRYFFGKPFLKNIPWYDRYAARYLGKGATEHAKRKLDTGLGFDPKNMDLRLTYGVYYRRDGELHKSGASFMLGEILYKHILSGYNRRRIERAIASGDVAKSVKAEHEFISTETWATNVKSLEPVSKTKKVTAAYDGRGMLYIVWADTMSEPERLETAIDNYRTMLTRIGDGVLPRKRFAQIYIRLDDRKYVEKQIARIKAFDEEFIDDELSPELARYLLDRKEYVKSRVLMENILRKYPGNERTLIAAADYWIRLKEYDRAEMILSNYAMSLYGPTRTEGLNKRAFIHNMLGEVNYNRGQYVSAIEQFNEALKVNGTYADAHENLAKLYFYQNNNYEAAAYHYEMAARQTPDIQQRPNLLNFNLGWINYYRGDAAGYENAYQCWYPVHQHMRGNPVAAFAVGNALLHMKEKENLAEGYYLEAKELLERLRERTGKLSMDRAIEFHIVNFLASLHNNMGVVHYRRAVRGIDTDDNMDKAFRAFVQSAQYFDLVKSSRREMMEERVVVLGKLPEGDVGIPKLNIMRLTDVTKRGRKRDVIIDDYIPKELYYLGK